The Trichoderma breve strain T069 chromosome 2, whole genome shotgun sequence DNA segment AGGCCTGCCTGATCTCCATGGAATCAGCCCACTCACGCTGTGGAGTGATTCAACGCGATGCTCGCTGAGTGGCCCAAGAGCCACCTCGGGTTGTACGTGGTATGAGCAATCACGTCACAAGCCGATGCAACGTCGATTTGATCAGATTCACTCTCAACATATAGGAAAATGGAGTTGCTGTGCAGTGCTATTGACGAGGATAAGGATATTTGGGGGAGGAAACCGGGCTGATGTCTGGATTTGTTTGCTGATGTCGAGGCGCATGACGCGACGATCGGAATTGGGCATTTGATGTAATTTTACATTTTACAATTTCCAGCACTGTGCAATTCGCAATTCCAaatcaaaagcaaaagctccTCATGCATAGAGAGCTCAATCTCTTACACGCAGCTCTCCGTGTTTCCAAGTCGTAGTAGTAAGAtagagtacatgtatggagcATGCTTACCTCACATGAGATCATGTACCAATCAGCCCAGCTGTTTCATTGGCGTGTCTGTCGCACAGGGCTTGACGTGCGGGATTCGTGCCTCAGGCGCAAACATCTGCCGCAGACCCAAAACTACGCACCTAGTCTGACGCATACGCAGGCACCAGCGAGCCGGTGCCTCATAGTGGGATCGCCAATGCCCCCCGAAGCAGCCCATCAATTTTATGCGCACTCGAATAACTTTTCCCGGCCACTTTCTGCTtttcgccgccgtcgcctcGCACTGTGCAGTCTCGCGCCCGCGCCTTATCCGTACCGTGCGGCGGCACCAGCCCCAAGGCCAGACGAGGCACTGAGAGACGAGGCTGCGCGCACCAACCCGACGCGGCTCTTGCGCTGTCTCTACCGTGCGAGATTTATTCTGGTACGGACTCAACCGCCACACTCCTTTTCCTGCCCCGTGCGCTCGCCGTACTGTATGAACTCGCGTCTGCGCACCACCATCGCCTGGCTTGGATTCGATTTACTTGCACCTTACCTTACCTTTCACTACCTCCACAGCCTAATCTGATGTCCATCGCGACATTTGTCTCCACGGCCCAGCGCGAGTGCTGACCCTCACAGCCTGGACGACCAACGGCTTCTTGTGCCTCTGTCGAACTGTCGCAGAGCCTCAACGCAGCTcccgcttcttctgcttcgacTCGGCCCTCGACGTCTCTTGTCTTATTTCTGCCGGCCCCAGACGAAACTCTACCGCTCCGCTACTGTGCTGTGTTCCCGCGCTGCCGGTACGCAGCACTAAGGCAACCTCGCTGTAGTGCGCTACAATCCCAGCCCCCAGAACAGAGGCCTGCtcaactctcttctccatcctccatctcagccgTCTCTGCCTTGCCCCGGCAGTTGGACGCATCTCTGCAGCAAGTGCGGCATCTTCGCTGCTCCGCGACGCCTGCAGTCGCCAATTTTCTGCCTGTCCGCCATCACCgaccgtcgtcgtcgcttaCAACGCCACTCTGCCCATCGCCTGGCCTCGACAAGCGCGTCTCTCGCCGCTGCGTTCGACAACTCAACTCGCTCCGACGCGGTTCGCGATAGCTTTCCGCAGATCTATTTAGCTCTCTCTCCCGCTTCGGCTCTCTCTTGATTTTCAGGGTTCTGTCCCATCTCGCCCACGTTGCCAGCCCTGTCGGGCTTTTCGCGCGGCGGCACCTGAGTGGCTTACAAGGCAAACTTTGTTACACCATCTTCGCCTGATACCTTGCGTTTTTTGagttttttccctctctaTAAAATCTGTTAAATTTCCTCCTATACTTCCAGCAATCATGAATCCCAACGTTGGAATGGCAAACATGACGCCCATGGGTGGCCCAGTTGGCGGCGCACCGATGCCCATGATGAATAATGGCGCTATGAATCCTCAGAttgccgctgcagctgcggcacggcagcagcaagccaGTGAAAACCAGCGCGGCGTTCTCAACACATATATCTACGAGTATTTCCTCAGACACCAGATGTACGAGTGTGCCCGCTCCCTCCTCAACAGCGACCAGCAGGTCAACGTCAACAAGGACGCCGCTGGCCGTCGCGAAAACGGCAACGCCATGAACGGCGATGATCCCATGGACACCGACTCCAAAGACGACGGTGATTCCAAGTTGCCGGACGACCTGCCCCCGCCTAAGCTGCCTATGCCCGCCTCTGATACGTCGTTTCTCTACGAATGGTTTTGCGTCTTTTGGGACATCTATACTGCCCCACGCGTCAAGGGCGGGAGCGGCATGGTGAATCAATATGTTCAGCACACTCAGGTACGAAACAGATTGTGGagcactttttttttcccctaTGCTCTTTTATTCTGGCGTTTGTCAAGTTGAAACATCCTTGCTAATCTGAatccgcagcagcaacagcgaATGAAGCAGACCCAACAGCAGGAGATGCTACGTCAAATGCGCCCTGATTTGGCGCAGCAGCAATATCAAGCTCACTTCATGAGAAACATGCAAAATAACAACATGGCAATGACCATGAAGCAGAATAATCTTGCTCGGGCGGCTATGGCCAATAACCAAAAGTAAGCAGTCCGGAGAGGGCGGCCTCGTCTCTTCAATCACAAATTTGTACTAACTATTTACTCTCTCTACCTAGCCCTCAAATGCAGATGCTCCAAGCAAAGAATCAGATGCAGCGGGATCCTTCTAATATGGACGGCAACCGGGATCGGCCATCGTCTCCCGCGTCGGGAGAGAATGCGCCGTCTCCTTCAAAACGCCCACGCCTCGACAGTGCCCCGTTCAATGCTAACCAGCCCGGTGCTATGATCCCAAATGGTCGTCCAGGCCAAGTCATGCCCGGCCAGCAAATGGGTAATGTGGCCAAcgctcagcagctgctcgcCACCAACGGTATCAACCCCGCGCAGCTCAACCcccagcagatgcaaaacTTTGCCAATACGCCACCTGCGGCACAGCAAAAGTCTATTGCAACTTACTCCCACAaccttcagcagcatcacggcAACCAGATGGGCAACAAGCAGATTCCCGGCGTAGGAGGACCTCAAAACCAGAGCTCGCCCATGATGCCACAGGGCCCTGATGGCAACACCCTCAATGCCTTTTACAACCCCGAGATGAATCCCGGCGGTATGCGACCAGCAGGCCCAGCCGGCGCTCAggcagccgccgccggcaGCAACCATGCCCTACAGGACTATCAGATGCAGTTGATgctgcttgagcagcagaATAAGAAGCGCCTGATGATGGCCCGTCAAGAGCAGAGCGACATGGGTGGAATCCCTCGAGATGGCCAGCCTGGCGCCCCCGGACCCAACGGACAGCCTTTCCCAGACACCTCGCCCCAGGCAATGAGATCCGGAACCTCTCCCAACCCCGCAGAACAGATGAAGCGTGGCACACCTCAGATGAACTCCGGCGGCATCCCCTCGCCTGTTCCTGATGGTGGACAGTCGCGCGAGTCGCCCAACGCCATGAACTTCCTGGGCAACCACGTTGACGTTAGCATGGCACCTCACTTCTACAAGGGAGTGGATGGAGGGAACATGGGACAGGCCCAGATGAACGGCATGCGTCCGCCCAGCTCACACCCTGGCCAGCCATTCAACGGCCCGATGAATGcgcagcagatgatggctgcccgacagcagcagcagcagaacgCGCAGGGTAACCCGCAACAGTGGCAACCTGGAATGAATGGCCAGATGGTACCTCAGGGAATGCAGCAGGGCCAACAAGTTCAGGGAACTCCCCAGCAGCGATCTATGCCTCCTCCCTCGGCACCCGCAGCCGCGGCGGCCAACACAAACAACAGGACAACTGCGTCGCCCCAGCAGGCTTCGGCAGCGCCTCCCACCCCTAGCCAGACCAACAAAGCTgcaccgaagaagaaggacaccAAAAATGCCAAGGACAAGGTAAGCTCTGCCCCTAACATTCCCATTTTGCAATCTGACGGATCTTATAGCGAGCCGCTGCACAGAAGAAGACAAATCAGAACGCCAACAacgccgctgctgccgccgccgagaacAATGCGGAAGCTGACGCGGCAGCACCAGCTACCCCCATCACTCCCGTTGTCGGCGGAGCCTTTAAGAACGCTCAAGCCGGAGGCCCCGTGCCAAACGCaactgccgccgccgcgacTACAGGAATCCCCGCCCCggctgccgccgccagtGCGCCGGTGCCACCGCAAGCTGCCCCTGTACCACAACCCACTCATGACATTCAGAATAACGGTCTGGGCGGCATGGACAACTTTACTATCCCAGTAAGTCATGCCAACACGCCCTTTCGCATGATTAGACCCGAGAAAATTAACCTTGACTTGCAGGATTTCGGAATGGAACTGGCCAACCCACTCCACTCTGACAACGTGCTCAATGACTTTGATTTCGACTCATTCCTGaatgatggtgatgccaaCAATGAGCCGTTCGACTTCAACGGAGGATACCCAGGGCTGGAAGGCGGCGAGATCGGTGCGGAGTAGGAGGCCAGCCTGTCGCCAGAATCGCTCCAATTATATCGGGACACGGTGCAAGCACATCGCGAATCTCTCGCAATGCAGTCGGTTCTGAGAGCGTCGGGCGGGCAGTTTGCCCCGAAATAGGCGCCCGCGAACTTTTGTTCGATATCAAGATGGGTCGGCAGTTTTTtatcttttgttttgttgctTTGCTTTCCTGGGTTATCTCTAATCTGGCATCATTCGATACGGCGTTTCAGTGGATATCTATATCAATGGTCATGCGGCGATCCGGTTTTCCCAGGGTCTTTACTTTGATGGTTTGAAacgggaaaaaaagagatgttGTCCCTGTGGATTTTGATTTTGTTTTTACCCGTTCCCTCTACTTGTCCAcaccccctttttttcttttttcttctcgtgtctttttttctttcttcttcctttccctctctctcaaGTAGTGTTACATGTCATTTCCTTGCTGATGGAAGGGGAACGTGGGGGTTTGGGCGGAAGAAAAACAGGCCCTTCCCCCTTTGTTCCCTTTTTCCTCCTGTAAAATGTTTTCTTGGCCTAACGTTTCGATAATGGTTTTTTTCGAAGTTTCGCATACCACATAAGTCACTTGTTGTAAAAGATCAAATTAATGTTACCTACTATGTGTACTGTTTGTCTATAAAATGATGTGATTCGTCGTTGGAGCGGTATTGGTCACTTTGAATTGAGAGGAATTTGCCGTGTAACTAGCAACGTCTCGATTGATGATGTTATATACAAGTCACCAATAGTAATGCAACAGGGTCAATGATATGAGTTAGGAGTCATAACAGTCGTCGTCATAAGGTATCTTGAATATATATACAGTGAATTGAAATGATGTCCCACGCAGGGACATGTTGTCATGACATGTGCATCATAAAAAGCGCCTTCTACCGTATCTACCCAAATCCAAAAtttccttttactttttttccatctgtttctttttcataTCGTCCTCCCCCTCTCCATCGAGCTAAGCTCCCCTTATGAGGAGTAGACGGCAACGTATTGAACTTCAAACATGTTGCCCCAGCCGGGCAGAGTCGCCTCGTTAGGGTCACCCTATTATTCCGCAGGTTAGCCATCCAAGTTACGTCaataagaagaaagacaaaaaggagTAAACTTACGGGCCATGTACCACCAACAGCAAGGTTGAGGATGATGTACATTGGAGAGTGCGCAAGCGTAGCCCAGAGCCCCTCGTCGCCAAACTGGGCGCCGACAAGGGTATGGAAGAGGGTGCCGTCGAGGTACCACTCGATCGTCTCCGTCTGCCAGTTGTTGGACGAGCGGTTGATCTTGAGAGCCCAGGTGTGGAAGTCGTCGTCCTGAGGAATGGGAATGCTCTGGCCCAGGCCCGAGGGCTCGTTGCACGCACCGCCGCCGGTGTGGTCGCAGTGGGCGGTGCCGTAGCCGGTCAACTGGCCGTTGATCTGCTCAAAGATGTCGAGCTCTCCGCAGAGAGGCCAGGGAGTGCCGTGACGCATGGAGTCGCCCAGCATCCAGAAGGCGGGCCACATGCCTTGCTTGGTGTCGAGGGGGCTGGAGCCGCCACGCAGAGCGGCCTGAACTTGCATGGTTTTGCCAGGAGCAGGAGTCCAAGATTGGATGGACTCGATGCGGGAAGACGTCCATTCGCCGGAGGGAGCTTGTTGAGGGACGAGCTGGAGAGTTTGGCCGCCAGAGAGCTGCATGTTGGAGTCGGACTGGGTGTAAGTCTCGAGCTCCTGGTTGTTGTGGAGGTCGGTGACGACGGTCCATTGGGTGAGGTCAACCATGTCGCCTTGCTCGCCAACAAACGTCTCTTGCCAGACGAGGTTCATGCCGGGAAGGTTTGGGGAGAGAGTGGCCGAGACCGAGGAGATGGCCAGGGCCAAGAGGTTGAGAGATTGGAAATGCATCTTGGTGATgaatgttgttgttgttactGTTGGTTTGATATCGTTTAGAAGTGGGATACAAGGATCTGTATCAGCGGAGAGAGTCTTGCTCTGACGGTTGAGAATCACGGTCAACTGAGGGAATGAATATCTAGACTTGGACAAAGGAGtgcctgtctgtctgtttttgtttttggtatTTTGCCTGTTCAACAGTAACAAGAAAAGGAGTGCGCAGAATCGACCAGCGAAAGGAAGGGAACGGCCACAGGCCTGAGAAAGGGAATGAagtttgaaaagaaaaaaaagggtatCAAAGCAACCGCAGAGCAAGACGCATGGTGGCAAGGACGGGGAGGAGTGGCAGAGGAGCTGCTTAAGTAGATTTACGAGTATTGAATGGCCCCAAACCGATGCGTTGTCGTTGCATTCACCGTACCTGCACTAACAACACTAGATccaggtacgagtacatctAGTCGACTAAGATAATAGCCATCGTTGATACTGCGGCCGTCCTCATGCTCAGGTACCTTGCATGGAAGTCCTAACCTCCAGTCCAGTCATGCAAGCCGCGTATAGTTCAGATCCACCACGGCCCAAGCGCCCATCCCATCGTATAATGTGACTGGGTCCGAGTGctaagaagaaaaaaacccGCCCAGGAGAACATAAGGCGgataagagaagaagggggaagaaaaaaggcaaaatcCTAAAAGGCAGCCAGTAAACGCCCTGGCCGAGGCGGAACGTTGGGCATGCTAAGACGCACGTTCTACGCGGGCTTATGGAGTGATTGATAGGCGTGATGCCGCCCCCGAAAGGCAGAAATTCCTACAGGGCTACAGGGGGGGGATGCTGGTTTAGGCGCGAGAAAACGTGCAGGGATTGGGGGCCAGGCACAGAAGTTGAAACACAGCGGAAACAGGACCGGGGTTGGTGCAGTAGTGTGCTTATACTGGGTGCTGCACGTTTGAAAGTATGTGCGTGGTAGCGAGCAGGTAGACTTTCGGATTTCATGCGTTCGAGGCTGGATTGGCTGTGGTGAGAAGATAGATGGATTGGgtgtgatgctgatgctgagatgTGATGGGCAAGGGGGATAGGCAGCCTGATGCGGGCGTTTAGCAGTCATCTTGGGAGCATCGTGagattggaagaagagatgggaaTAGACGGGCAGCGGTTTTACTACTACCTACTGTACGCCGTTAGCTGGTTGCTGATCCATCGAACGAAGCTGATCGTCGTCTCTAGCAATCAATCACAAACGCGGCCCCTGGGCATCaccatcgcatcgcatctcCAGAGCAGATCGCCTCGCTAGAGTCAATAAATGCCCCTAGTATAGAAGTTCCATCAATCCATTTCCAAATAGTCCATGCACGTTCTTCAATAAACACCTCACAGTAAGTGACTACCTTTACTCTACACCTCGGGTACACACCACAAACATGTGAATAAACAGCTCGCATGTGCCTCGTCCCCCATCATCCCCAATCGGATCTCTCCCCAAAGCAACAAgggaaaataaagaaaaaaggggagagaaaaataaaacaataGCCCGCCACTCGGCAAAGGTAGTTCCTAGTTCCCCtacgaaacaaaaagaagcccGATAACTGCTGGAAACTGCATGATGCTACTGTAGCAAATACGAGAATGCCGCTCCGGATTGGCTGACTGCGGCGCATCTTGGGCCAATGAGCGGCCCATGAAGCCTCATTGACTCGCGCCCCCCAAGTCAGGAGGTGGCcatttttgcttttttgctttttgtttcgtttccttcatcttgtttaTGGGTGCCTTTGCGTGATGGTATTGGAGAGGCTAAGACAAGGGTTTTTATTTtctaattttctttttcttttttttgcccttcaaATTCCATGGATGTCTTTTTTGCGCCTTACTTGGGCTGTGCTTTGCTTAGGCGAGAGGCATCGTGGGGGCTCCATCCATGTGCCCCATTGAATCCGAACAGGGGGGGCCACTCACTCAGCATGTTTGATGTTTGATGTTTGATGCAGCGCGGCAAACAGAGACACAACATACGAGTACCGGTTACCTGGAATGTTCCATTCTGATTCACCTCAAGTCCTCAAGTcatacctgtactcgtacttgacATGCCAGCTTCACCGCTATCGACGCTGTTCCCCAGCGAGTCCCCAAGCCTCTTCCCCAGATGCACAATCGTATTCTCGTAGATCCGCGCAGCGTCCAGATGTagctcatcctcatcaatGTCCCAAGACGGACCACCAGCATCGTAGCTTTCACCCGTTTCTGtttcgtcgccatcatcttcatcgtcgtcttcgtcatcatcctcctcttcttcttgctcaccACTGCTCATGACTTCCACCATGAGCACCCTCGTCTGCTCTACAAGACTCCGGCACCGGACCATGTCGGTAGTCGTCATGCCCGCTCGCAGCCCGTTTTCAAATCCCGGAAGTGTCTCATTCGTCTCAATGTCCTGGCCGGAGAGCAGGCTGGCGAAGCAGTGGTCCAGTTTGTGCAGCAGGTCAAATGATGCTTTTGATGACGGCGGGAATGACCGGACGTACTGAGTAAAGTCACTGGCCAACTTGAGCAGAAATGGTATCTGCAAGCCCGCTGGTGTTTCGTTTAATGTTAGCATTTACAATCATATTATACAAAAATACTAGGTGATGGCAAATACTCACGAGTCCCTGATTTCCACAAGACATTcacaatctcatcaagctcCCGGCACACCTCCCCAAAGGTCCTAAACCCAACCACTGTGTCTCCTGGATTCGGGTTTCCAAACTTCTTTACGTACCGGCGTGAGACGTAAAGCAGCTTTTCATCTACAAATCTCCTCACCATGTCCTCCTTGTTTGATCCGGGCCGCAATGCACTGTTTCTCGGGTGCGGCAGGTTTGATGCTGCCCGTGAAGAGGCTGAAGAGGGAGCCGGCGAAGGGAGTCCGCCTTGGGGAGGAATAAAGCCCCCAGGCTGTCGCGGTGAATCCGTCATGGCTGTTATAGTTTCTGTAGTTGAATGCGCAACAGAATACAAGTGTATTAGCGCcctgtgcttgtgctctCTGCTTCAGATGCCGCTGACACGCtcaatgacgatgccgcTGTGGATAAGCGGGGGCGGGGTGTTGGTGACTGTGGAAGCTTGAATAGATACCCTAGAGGAAAGCAATTTGATTACCGAGAGAGTAAAACAAGCGCTGTCGAGGCTGGGAAACGATGGGAATTTATGTCTGGTTGATGAAACTTGGAGAGGAAATGGCTATTCTACATACTTCAAGTGCAAAAAACATATGCCGATGCGATAATATGGCTATTGGATGAACTTTGTTTGGTTAGAGCCATCTTAGTAACTAAACGTGATGCATGTAAGCTTGAGTTCTACAAGGAAAAGTTAATGAGTTACGCATCTAAAGATCATTGGAAGTACAATTCTCTTTGCAGAAGAACAACAAATTTttgagggaaaaaaaaaaaaaaaaaagaatcatcTTGAAGTTTGAGTGTGCTTTGCTTCATCAACTCGTACTATCGCGAGCAACATCCAAACTGCTGCAAACGGCAAAAAAAGTGATTCCGCCCGGGCTCGAACCGGGGACCTTTTCGGTGGCGTCAACTAACTGTTAACGAAATGTCATAACCAACTAGACCACGGAACCAGATGCTCTATTGCTTGATACTGGCCTAGCCAATTCCAATCCATGTTCTGTCCAGCAGTCTCCCAATCATGTGACCCAGCAATTGAATGCGACCGATGGCGGGGCGATTTCGAATTTTCGATGCCCTCGGTGACGTTCGCATCGAAGCAACTTCTGCCCATCACGCTTTGCGCTTCATCGCCTCCGATCCTCACCAATTCTTCAGCAAACTCACAATGCCTCCCAAGCGAATCTACGGCGAAAAGGGCGGCCGCCGCGCCCCCAAAGGCTTCGTTGCCTCGACTTATGAGACCTTGACCTCTGCCGAGAACGCCGCCTTTGTCcgcagcatcgccatcttcggaGTGCGTTTTCCACGACTGATTTCGAGCTATGCGCAGGGAAGCTGACATTGGAAAATCCAGGCTGCCGTTACTTTCCTTTCTAGCTCTTGGGGCGAGATCCTCCTGCCTCCGTACGACTCCCGATAAACCGAATC contains these protein-coding regions:
- a CDS encoding glycosyl hydrolases family 16 domain-containing protein, which encodes MHFQSLNLLALAISSVSATLSPNLPGMNLVWQETFVGEQGDMVDLTQWTVVTDLHNNQELETYTQSDSNMQLSGGQTLQLVPQQAPSGEWTSSRIESIQSWTPAPGKTMQVQAALRGGSSPLDTKQGMWPAFWMLGDSMRHGTPWPLCGELDIFEQINGQLTGYGTAHCDHTGGGACNEPSGLGQSIPIPQDDDFHTWALKINRSSNNWQTETIEWYLDGTLFHTLVGAQFGDEGLWATLAHSPMYIILNLAVGGTWPGDPNEATLPGWGNMFEVQYVAVYSS
- a CDS encoding subunit 11 of the general transcription factor TFIIH domain-containing protein → MTDSPRQPGGFIPPQGGLPSPAPSSASSRAASNLPHPRNSALRPGSNKEDMVRRFVDEKLLYVSRRYVKKFGNPNPGDTVVGFRTFGEVCRELDEIVNVLWKSGTPGLQIPFLLKLASDFTQYVRSFPPSSKASFDLLHKLDHCFASLLSGQDIETNETLPGFENGLRAGMTTTDMVRCRSLVEQTRVLMVEVMSSGEQEEEEDDDEDDDEDDGDETETGESYDAGGPSWDIDEDELHLDAARIYENTIVHLGKRLGDSLGNSVDSGEAGMSSTSTGMT